One part of the Populus alba chromosome 18, ASM523922v2, whole genome shotgun sequence genome encodes these proteins:
- the LOC118052123 gene encoding uncharacterized protein, which produces MISSSPISLPQQSHSFGFNTPIILQTLRHNPTIVAMKVRSSVKKMCEFCQIVKRRGRIYVICSSNPKHKQRQGFATFAYSGLISAETTAPPSIVPSQSMGIGLASLLPKKYEPSTMYGWRAGLSSFLFKQGN; this is translated from the exons ATGATATCAAGCTCTCCCATTTCTCTCCCTCAACAGTCCCATTCGTTTGGTTTCAACACACCCATTATTCTCCAGACGCTTCGCCACAACCCCACAATCg TAGCCATGAAGGTGAGGTCATCAGTGAAAAAGATGTGTGAGTTTTGTCAGATAGTTAAGCGTCGTGGACGGATATATGTAATCTGTAGTTCTAATCCCAAGCACAAGCAACGTCAAGGCTTTGCAACATTTGCTTACAGTGGCCTCAT ATCTGCGGAGACCACTGCCCCACCGAGCATTGTACCCAGTCAAAGCATGGGCATAGGCCTGGCTTCTCTCTTACCCAAAAAGTATGAACCATCAACCATGTATGGATGGAGGGCTGGCCTTTCATCTTTCCTCTTCAAACAAGGGAATTAG
- the LOC118052125 gene encoding uncharacterized protein yields MSSSRCSQGVVLATAMAVSGTVIVLAFRLQKSLLPSGQFPGDHHRIPQSSQQALRPCISSEGKKRGKKKRVHFAEDVVDPRGDGEEFRRQHEAVFLTQNSCSSSSSSTSTEFKKNGQQRRMPANRAALYNGILRDRGVQRLAYSC; encoded by the exons ATGTCTTCTTCACGTTGCTCACAAGGAGTGGTCCTTGCCACAGCCATGGCTGTTTCTGGCACTGTAATTGTCCTCGCCTTTCGCCTCCAAAAATCTCTCCTTCCTTCTGGTCAATTCCCTGGTGATCATCACCGAATTCCACAGTCTTCACAACAAGCTCTGAGGCCCTGTATCTCATCAG AGGGGAAGAAGAggggaaagaagaaaagggtGCACTTCGCTGAGGATGTGGTGGATCCGAGAGGGGATGGGGAGGAGTTTAGGAGGCAACACGAAGCCGTTTTTCTTACTCAAaattcttgttcttcttcttcttcatcaacatcaacagaattcaagaaaaatggTCAGCAAAGAAGAATGCCTGCAAACAGAGCTGCTCTCTACAATGGGATTCTTAGGGATCGTGGGGTCCAAAGATTAGCTTACTCTTGTTGA